The window gctgcggtcaggtgcttccaatgcatcagcaagtttatggcgcttggagttcatggcagggagagttacacccttctaccgtctgcgtgagatgatggggctatcaggacttgagacttttttttaccgtgcccatggtctgctctttatcaaattacggtattgctttgcactgttgtaactacgtgttgtaattatgtggttttgtcagttttagtcttggtttgtcctgtgttttcttgtgatatgtttctggaggaacattgtatcattttttaacgcatgcatttctaaatgacaataaacgaggactgagtgtcctcataatctaataacctagatagagtgaatgtggggaGGACGATTCCTGTggcgggtgagtctaggaccagagggcacagcctcataatacaaggaacatccctttagaacagaggtaaggaggacttTCTTTccctggagagtggtgaatctgtggaggccaaggcattgggtatacttaaagcaaaagttgataggttcttgattagtgagggtgtcaatgATTATAGGGAGAAGGGGATTGAGAAGAATAACAaaacagccatgatagaatggcggagcagacttgatgggcagtcCCCCATTTGTTACAGTCGATAATATGTGCAGTTCACGTTCTTGCGTCTCTCTGTTGCAAGTTGCCCTGCAGGTCTTCTGTGGAGATGTGCTCTGCACCTACTTGCCCAGTTTACTCTAACAGCCCCTCCCTAACCCACAAGCACCAAATACAAATGCAGCTGCAAAGAAATTATAAAATGCCGGTTTTCTTCACAGTCACACACCAGCCAGGCTTTAAAACTAGAGCACTCCTACCACTctgtgtgttaaaaaaaaactgcctctgacatccatcctgtcccacaCGCTCATCCAATCaccgtctgcagatgctggaaatccagagtaatagacgcaacttgctggaggaacttggcaggtcaggcagcatctatggaggggaataaactgttgacgtttcaggccgagacccttcatcaagaccacACTAACaaaaagacaagagattctgcgggtgctggaaacccagagcaacacacacaaactgctggaggaatttagcaggtcgggcagcatctatggaggggaataaacggttaacgtttcgggccgagacccttcatcaggactggaagatagtggggcagaatccagaataagaatgggttggggaggagtacaaactgacaggcaataggtgaaacaaCACACAAGATGCAGGAGAAACTCAATGAAATGGTGACTACTCTGTGAGCATTATCTTGTTCTTCTTCCTTTGCTTGGTCTGTATGTTTATTTGTCTATCTTATTATAATTATTGGCACAGTTTTTCCTCTTTTGCATAATGGAAGTTTGGCGGTCTTTGTGTGTTTTTCCCCTGgatttttattgtatttctttgctttccTGCAggttcctgcaagaaaatgtctCTCAAGGTTCTGTGTGGCAtagatacttcgataataaatttactttgaactttgatctaactgtatctatttttatttattcttgtaacatagtaatttttAATGTCTTGCGCGCTACAACTAATGCCACTGAACAACTAATTTCGCggtaatagacctgattctgatttaaaaaTGCAGactgtagaatagtacagcaatgGGGCCAGACTCTTCGCTCAAGATGTTGTGTTGAACCGATTAAATTAGTAACATGTGAAGAAGTGTGTTTTCTAAGGAGGACTGTGGTTCGGGTTTTACGCCGTCGACAAATTCCCCACTGCAGTAACCTGCGTCACAGATTTCGTGGCTGGGGGAATGTTTTGGTTGTCCACCTATTTACTGTGTGGTTTCCTGGTTTATTGCTGGTGCCGCCAGGGTTCCTGATTTGCAATGTCCGTGGGCTGTTGCCTGACGATGGAGCAACACGAACGCGGGCCTGACGCGGCTGACCAACGCTCGAGTCTGCgggaggaggaggatgaaagAGAGTGGTGTTACACTGTTGACGACAGAAAAACCAGCCCTTTGGCCCTTGCAGTAGCCAGCAGTGAGTTAACAGGTACCAGTAAAAACTATAAGGCAGCCCCTGTCTCAACAAACCCAGAACGCTTACTGTCTGCCAAACTGGGGGTGTGCCAAAACGTAACTAGGGGAGAACTTTGTCGTCTGCTTTAGACGAGTCCACAGCAAATAAGCAGAGGCGACAGGAAGAACTTGGTTTTGATATTTGCTTTGCACTGTCACTGAACACTGGCTCCAACCCTTGCATTCAGAAATAATAACAACTTATTTATCGAGCACAGGCGATATAGTTCAAAGTGCTTCACAATAGGATAGACGTGCAAAaatgttaaaataaaaataaacacgaaaataaaaatacaaaaagaTGTTAGTTGAAAGCAGGAGTAAACAAACGGGTTTTGAGCTGAgctttaaaagtgtcaactgagtctgcattccTTATAGTGATAGCTATGAAGTTCCAGTCTAGTACGTAGTTCAAAAAAAAAGccgacctgccaattatcttttgaggggaattatttaaatttaagagaGCGCCGGAAGAAGATTTGAGAGCTCGAACAGGATTATAAAACGAAAACGATTCGGTGATGTACTCCAGTCCCAgaccattaagagctttaaaaacaagtaagagaactttaaaatcagttCTAACCGGAAGCCCATGCAGAGTAGATGGGACGGGAGTGATattctccctcatcctggttGTAGTTAAAAGTCTGGCAGTGCCGTTCTGAATGAGTTGATAgaaataattgaaaaaaaatgaATGTGCTGATTTAAAAACACAAAATCTTACAATGCCTGAACCCCACATTAgaatttatttttagtgattCTACGGGGTAATCTGGTGAGGTGATAGCAGGATTTAAGTGTGTTTAATCATGTTGCTACTGATAAGGGTGATTTACCGTTTTGGGTCCTTGTACAAGAAAGGGACAATTAGTACAGTTTGGATCTGGGCATCTCGTGAATGGTTTCTAAGTTTTATGACATTCTACATTATAAATCTGGCTTCAGTACAGGGCCTTTTCCAAACTAGTCTTTGTGACTGGTCTCATTTATGACATTCTAAGACCATAAGgcccaggagcagaattaggccattggaccCATCGGGTCTACTCCagcatttcgtcatggctgatttattatccccctaaACTGCATTTTCGTGCTTttgccccataacctttgactccttgcgtaatcaagtatctatcaatctctactttaaattcatggattctgttgtatttttttgctctactgtgaatgcctgcaagaaattgaatctccagcagtatatggtgacatatactggaCATACTAtgttaatgaatttactttgaattttgaaatatgcccaatgacttggcctccacagctgtccgtggtatttaataccacagattcaccaccctctggctgaagaaattcctcctcatccctgttctaaagggacttgctcgaattctgaggctgtggcctctagtcctagactcccctattaTAGGAAACGGCCACATCACgtccactctatataggcctttgAATActcgagaggtttcaatgagattgcccccccccacacattcttccaaactctattgagtacagccccagaggcCATCAAACACACCTGATATTATTCCCTTCATATCCagcatcattctcatgaacctcctctggattgttgccaatgccagcatatccttccttagatatggtgcccaaaactgctcacaatatttcagatgtggtttgagctgtgctTTCTAAAGCCTGAGCGTTATATCTTGTCCACTAGGTTTCAAGGTCTTGTCTGATTGGTTGAGCtgccggtgttcttctctgaccaccgccttctgagagccacctgtcacttacgggaggaccggaaggcaggcagggggacgtggaagctgaacataaagctgctgaccccagagaacatcgaggaactagagagggagtacacagcttggagaaccttgaaagccttctttgattctccgattcactggtgggaagccaccaaggagaacatcaagaggttcttcatccgcaagggtatccagaaggcaaggcaggagcagagggaactgcgtaaactccagacatcgttgcagcaacttctccttctgcagtcaaagggggtggatgtcaggaggaattgagagaggtgaagggccggcaagcccagcacctcgccgtcgaatcctccaagatcatcttccgatcaagggtccaaaccatGGAGCAGGAcaagacgtgctcacgcttcttcttccaaaaggtgcacagggggaactctgtgatccacaaccttaaggaagaggacggctcagtcgcgtcctcgcagaccgacatactgaggatctgcaagtcctatgctggtctgtacgacgaaaaggccacagaatccacagcctcccgcaattTCCTGTCGACTATCatgcaggtcttagacgacggcaagcggaagagtctggatcagccactgaccctggacgagctgacaggctccatccgttcctttgagtcaagtaagactcccggaagcaaCAGCTTactggctgagttgtactcggctctgtggaactggatgggcccagacctgctggaagtgtacaatgcTATACTTCTGGCCGGCAgcatgtcagagtccatgaggacaggcatcatcaccctcatctacaagcagaggggggaaagggaggatattaggaattggagacccatctctctcctgaatgtggattacaagatcctgtccaaggctatcgccaacagggccaagtctgttctgggacaggtgatccacccagaccaaacctgtgctgtaccgggcaggaagatctcagacagcctcgcgctgctgagggacaccatcgcctacgtgcaggacagtgGGGTGaatgcctgcctggtcagcttggaccaggagaaagccttcaacaggatatcgcacacgtacatggcggacgtgctctccaaaatgggatttggggagggaatccggaattggatcagactgctctacacagacatctgtagtgcagttcaggtcaacgggtgggaaacagacaacttccccatcaggtctggagtcaggcggtgctgccccctctcccctgtcttgtttgagtgctgcattgaaccctttgcggaagccatcaggagggatgagggcataagaggggtgatgctgccaggcagtggagggacccaagtgaaaacctccctgtacatggacgacgtcacggTCTTCTGTTCTGATCCAAGGTCAGTTTGCAGGTTGATCAGCATCTGTGAACAATTTGAGCTAGCATCGGGAGCCAGGGTCGACTGCatgaagagcgaagccatgctcttcggcaactggtcCAGCcaatccagcgtccccttcaccatcaggtctgatcacgtgagggtgttggggatctggttcggaggggctgaggcgtgcaacaagaactggcaggagcggactgccaaggtgaaacagaaactgggattGTGGGGAGGGTGCTCCCTATCGATAACAgtcaagaacctggtcatcaggtgtgaggtgctctcagggctgctgtacttggcgcaggtctggcctgtcccccgctcctacagctcggaaatcacccgaacTGTCTTCAGGTTTATCTGGGGATCGAGGATGAAGCGGGTCAGACAGACCATCATGCACAAGTCcttggacaatgggggcaagaacgtctccaatgtcgccctcaccctgatggccagcttcgtgtgtggctgcatcaggttgtgtgtagaacccaggtatgtgagcagcaagtaccactatgtgcccaggttctacctgtcaccctggctacgaaggatgggtctggccccactcccgcgcaacgccccagtcagctggtcgttgccgccatacctgtccttcatagaaaagttcttccaggagaacgcctttgaccacagggccatcaggcagtggttggCATGTAATGTCCTGCaagcactgcaggagaaggacatgatggacagagtggggtggttccttgagcagactgtccagttcatctggcaaaatgcctcatcgccagatctcacctacaggcaccaagacctcgcctggctggcagtgagaggggccctccctgtcagatccctcctgtacgcccgggacGTTGTCTCCGCACCCCGCTGCCCACGGG of the Mobula birostris isolate sMobBir1 chromosome 3, sMobBir1.hap1, whole genome shotgun sequence genome contains:
- the poli gene encoding DNA polymerase iota isoform X4, with amino-acid sequence MEQDKTCSRFFFQKVHRGNSVIHNLKEEDGSVASSQTDILRICKSYAGLYDEKATESTASRNFLSTIMQVLDDGKRKSLDQPLTLDELTGSIRSFESSKTPGSNSLLAELYSALWNWMGPDLLEVYNAILLAGSMSESMRTGIITLIYKQRGEREDIRNWRPISLLNVDYKILSKAIANRAKSVLGQVIHPDQTCAVPGRKISDSLALLRDTIAYVQDSGVNACLVSLDQEKAFNRISHTYMADVLSKMGFGEGIRNWIRLLYTDICSAVQVNGWETDNFPIRSGVRRCCPLSPVLFECCIEPFAEAIRRDEGIRGVMLPGSGGTQVKTSLYMDDVTVFCSDPRSVCRLISICEQFELASGARVDCMKSEAMLFGNWSSQSSVPFTIRSDHVRVLGIWFGGAEACNKNWQERTAKVKQKLGLWGGCSLSITVKNLVIRCEVLSGLLYLAQVWPVPRSYSSEITRTVFRFIWGSRMKRVRQTIMHKSLDNGGKNVSNVALTLMASFVCGCIRLCVEPRYVSSKYHYVPRFYLSPWLRRMGLAPLPRNAPVSWSLPPYLSFIEKFFQENAFDHRAIRQWLACNVLQALQEKDMMDRVGWFLEQTVQFIWQNASSPDLTYRHQDLAWLAVRGALPVRSLLYARDVVSAPRCPRENCSEEESVTHLFALCQFAERVWRRMDGLVSRFIPSSCVTEDSLIYGLFPGTHTETNIRCC